Proteins co-encoded in one Bremerella sp. TYQ1 genomic window:
- a CDS encoding DNA polymerase Y family protein produces the protein MTPTSLPPRILCCWFPDWSIQRLISQESDLANCLLILTESTKKGDFVYQCNALAKQFGIVPGMPVSEAETFAKSHRRFVSRPLNFLQDSTALADLAVICEAYSFRIGLDESESPECLLMDVTGIAHFFTDEITLIKHLQKELSAQRLVSKVAIANTIGMAWAVAHSLGDRCSSRIILTESNNDVWANLSIETLRIPNETAVKLNRLGIRTVDQLMRLDRASLWARFGDELLKRIDQLTGNRQEFITPARPLLRFVIKQSLEHGLTHAESIERFWTTALNKLIGLLIPKRLGTQNLCCHFFTEDGKCHEINVRLCTPQANVGSLADLIRLQLENQRWQTPLVGVELEALEVSPILHLQDEIISEVRHEQNRQFLQLLDRLSNRLGKDAVARPVLRSCHIPELAYRLIPVTKEKNISQEPTKLFPLDRPPALFSKPRPVDAIAVIPEGPPKVLFWKSKRLQITRSWGPERIEFGWWLGLAVRRDYYRVTTVDGQKLWVFRRLQDDCWFWHGEWF, from the coding sequence ATGACTCCCACCAGCTTGCCACCAAGAATTCTCTGTTGTTGGTTTCCTGACTGGTCCATTCAGAGGCTTATCTCTCAAGAATCAGACCTTGCGAACTGTCTGCTGATTCTTACTGAGAGTACCAAGAAGGGAGATTTCGTCTATCAATGCAATGCATTGGCAAAGCAGTTCGGAATTGTTCCTGGAATGCCTGTCTCTGAAGCGGAAACGTTTGCGAAGTCGCACAGAAGATTCGTAAGTCGACCGTTGAATTTTCTTCAGGACAGTACAGCGCTTGCCGACTTAGCGGTGATATGTGAGGCATACAGTTTTCGTATCGGTTTGGATGAGTCAGAATCTCCTGAATGTTTATTAATGGATGTTACGGGAATTGCTCACTTCTTTACAGATGAAATAACTCTAATCAAACACTTACAAAAGGAGCTTTCAGCCCAGAGACTTGTCTCAAAGGTGGCAATTGCCAACACAATTGGAATGGCTTGGGCGGTTGCCCATAGTCTTGGTGATCGCTGCTCATCGCGAATAATTCTCACGGAAAGTAACAATGATGTCTGGGCCAATCTTTCTATTGAAACACTAAGAATCCCTAATGAAACTGCGGTCAAGCTAAATCGGCTTGGCATTCGGACAGTGGACCAACTCATGAGATTAGACCGGGCATCGCTTTGGGCACGGTTTGGTGACGAGCTACTGAAACGCATTGATCAGCTGACAGGCAATCGACAAGAATTCATCACACCTGCCCGGCCGTTACTCCGTTTCGTGATTAAGCAATCATTGGAGCATGGTCTCACTCATGCAGAATCGATCGAACGATTTTGGACGACTGCTCTGAATAAATTGATTGGTCTTCTCATTCCCAAGCGGCTAGGTACCCAGAATTTGTGTTGTCATTTCTTCACTGAAGACGGGAAGTGTCACGAAATAAATGTTCGACTTTGTACACCTCAGGCAAACGTTGGTAGCCTGGCAGATCTTATCCGTTTGCAATTGGAAAATCAGCGATGGCAAACTCCTCTTGTAGGAGTTGAACTAGAGGCCTTGGAGGTCTCTCCAATTCTACATCTCCAAGATGAAATCATTTCGGAAGTAAGGCACGAACAGAATCGTCAATTTTTACAGTTGCTGGATCGTCTATCTAACCGTCTGGGAAAGGATGCTGTTGCCCGCCCGGTGCTTCGTTCCTGTCACATTCCTGAGCTTGCTTATCGTTTGATTCCAGTAACTAAAGAAAAAAACATTTCCCAAGAGCCTACCAAGTTGTTTCCCTTAGACCGGCCTCCCGCTTTATTTTCTAAACCACGGCCAGTCGACGCGATTGCTGTTATTCCAGAGGGGCCGCCAAAAGTATTATTTTGGAAATCTAAACGTCTTCAAATTACTCGTAGTTGGGGGCCTGAACGAATTGAGTTTGGCTGGTGGCTAGGCCTAGCGGTTCGGCGAGATTATTACCGCGTTACAACGGTCGATGGACAAAAATTATGGGTGTTTCGTCGACTCCAGGATGATTGCTGGTTTTGGCACGGGGAGTGGTTCTGA
- a CDS encoding ImuA family protein, whose translation MKDMHFNGSTNVIAHLQEQIRSLERGTCSTETTVRGTGFHGLNDLFPSQGIRQGSLVEWISSGSASGAGTLSLLVAQQVAQKKSPIIIVDPECQTYPPALSASGFDLSRVVIVRPACKRDVLWACEEILRCQAVGLVWMQVDHLSLTAARRLRLAVEKSKVICFLVRSSIALRQSSWAEVRLLVSSLPASDESPRYRISVAYCQGKTASSSVDIMISKHRGSIDDSHQLATKNSLLLVS comes from the coding sequence ATGAAGGACATGCATTTTAACGGATCGACAAACGTGATTGCCCATCTCCAGGAGCAGATTCGTTCTTTAGAGAGGGGGACATGTTCCACCGAAACGACTGTCCGAGGAACTGGGTTTCATGGCCTGAATGACTTGTTCCCCTCACAAGGTATTCGCCAAGGGAGCCTTGTTGAATGGATCAGTAGCGGATCGGCTAGTGGTGCTGGAACGTTATCACTTTTGGTGGCTCAGCAAGTCGCTCAAAAGAAGTCTCCTATCATCATTGTGGATCCTGAATGCCAGACTTATCCTCCTGCCTTATCCGCATCAGGCTTTGACCTTTCTCGCGTTGTGATTGTGCGACCTGCCTGTAAGCGAGATGTGCTCTGGGCATGTGAAGAAATACTGCGCTGTCAGGCAGTTGGATTAGTCTGGATGCAAGTTGATCATTTATCTTTGACTGCCGCGAGGCGTTTGCGTTTGGCCGTGGAGAAATCGAAGGTCATTTGTTTTCTCGTACGTTCTTCTATTGCATTACGTCAAAGCTCTTGGGCCGAAGTGCGCTTGCTGGTTTCATCATTACCAGCATCGGATGAATCACCTCGCTACCGAATTTCGGTTGCTTATTGCCAAGGAAAAACGGCGAGTTCGTCTGTGGATATCATGATTAGTAAGCATCGAGGTTCGATCGATGACTCCCACCAGCTTGCCACCAAGAATTCTCTGTTGTTGGTTTCCTGA
- a CDS encoding SOS response-associated peptidase: MCGRYTLRTRLNQLLQMYSAESTIEITPRYNIAPTQIVPVLRFDQESGVREIVTMKWGLIPSWAKDESIGNKMINARSETVDEKPAYRSAFKRRRCLVLADGFYEWQKKGSKKQPYLFQKNEAVPCGFAGLWETWKKDNQTIESCTIITTTANELVQDVHDRMPVILQDQYLENWLNNEYDHADRLKTMLAPYPEREMMRDPVSSMVSSPKNDQIECTKPVKTQDSLFD, encoded by the coding sequence ATGTGCGGTCGCTACACCCTCCGGACAAGGCTAAATCAGCTGCTTCAAATGTACTCAGCAGAGTCAACCATTGAGATAACTCCTCGTTACAATATCGCTCCAACTCAAATCGTTCCGGTATTGCGTTTCGATCAAGAGAGTGGTGTACGAGAGATCGTCACTATGAAATGGGGGCTGATTCCAAGCTGGGCCAAGGACGAATCAATCGGCAACAAGATGATCAATGCACGATCGGAAACTGTAGATGAGAAGCCTGCCTATCGATCTGCCTTCAAGCGAAGGCGGTGCCTAGTACTTGCGGATGGCTTCTATGAGTGGCAGAAGAAAGGAAGCAAAAAACAGCCTTATCTTTTTCAAAAGAATGAGGCAGTTCCATGCGGTTTTGCAGGTCTGTGGGAAACTTGGAAGAAAGACAATCAAACAATCGAATCATGTACGATCATCACGACGACAGCCAACGAATTGGTCCAAGATGTCCATGATCGCATGCCGGTAATTCTTCAAGATCAGTACCTTGAGAACTGGCTTAATAACGAATACGACCACGCGGATCGACTCAAAACGATGCTGGCTCCATATCCTGAAAGAGAGATGATGCGAGACCCGGTCTCGTCTATGGTTAGCTCTCCCAAGAACGACCAAATCGAGTGTACTAAACCCGTCAAAACCCAAGATTCATTGTTTGACTAG